A single genomic interval of Terriglobus albidus harbors:
- a CDS encoding NAD(P)/FAD-dependent oxidoreductase yields the protein MVVGAGAAGMMAAIEAGKRGRRVLVLDHSQRIGRKILISGGGRCNFTNIGARAENYLSANPHFAKSVLARYTPRDFIALVEKHRIAYHEKTLGQLFCDGSAQQIVTLLEREAAEAGVTIQADTAVQEVQHGDSFTLRTNRGDFHASALVIATGGLSIPKIGATGFGYDIARQFGLRVRDLRPGLVPLVFNPDDTKRWCDLTGLSTEVVAYAGKRSFREKLLITHRGISGPAVLQISSYWQPGSALRFDIAPGKKVLEALQASPSGRETTALRQALYAALPQRFADRWITTHPQQKWSNAALEASEQALHQWEIIPAGTEGYEKAEVTAGGVDTDDLDAKTMQARNVPGLFFIGEVVDVTGWLGGYNFQWAWASGAAAGRAL from the coding sequence ATCGTCGTCGGCGCCGGAGCTGCCGGGATGATGGCTGCGATCGAAGCCGGCAAACGCGGCCGTCGTGTGCTTGTGCTCGACCATTCGCAGCGTATCGGACGCAAGATTCTGATCTCCGGCGGCGGACGCTGCAACTTCACCAATATTGGCGCACGCGCCGAGAACTATCTCTCGGCGAACCCGCACTTCGCCAAATCTGTCCTTGCGCGTTATACACCGCGTGACTTCATCGCTCTCGTCGAGAAGCACCGCATCGCGTATCACGAGAAGACGCTGGGGCAGCTCTTCTGCGATGGCTCCGCACAGCAGATCGTCACCCTGCTCGAACGTGAGGCTGCGGAGGCCGGAGTCACCATACAGGCCGATACCGCCGTGCAGGAGGTACAGCACGGCGATTCCTTTACGTTGCGCACCAACCGCGGAGACTTCCACGCTTCCGCATTGGTTATCGCTACCGGCGGTCTCTCCATTCCCAAGATCGGCGCAACCGGCTTCGGCTATGACATCGCCCGCCAGTTCGGTCTGCGTGTGCGCGACCTCCGCCCCGGCCTGGTGCCGCTGGTCTTCAACCCGGACGATACCAAGCGTTGGTGCGATCTCACCGGGCTCTCCACAGAAGTGGTTGCCTACGCCGGCAAACGCAGCTTCCGCGAGAAGCTATTGATCACACATCGCGGTATCAGCGGACCGGCTGTCCTGCAGATCAGTTCATACTGGCAGCCCGGCAGCGCGCTGCGCTTCGACATTGCCCCAGGCAAGAAGGTACTTGAAGCGTTGCAGGCCTCGCCAAGCGGACGTGAGACAACCGCGCTGCGTCAGGCACTTTATGCTGCTCTTCCACAGCGCTTCGCTGACCGGTGGATAACAACGCATCCCCAGCAGAAGTGGAGCAACGCCGCGCTGGAAGCAAGTGAGCAGGCGCTGCATCAGTGGGAGATTATTCCCGCCGGTACTGAAGGCTACGAGAAGGCCGAAGTCACAGCGGGCGGTGTCGATACCGATGACCTCGATGCAAAGACCATGCAGGCACGCAACGTGCCCGGCCTCTTCTTCATAGGCGAGGTTGTCGATGTCACTGGCTGGCTCGGCGGCTATAACTTCCAGTGGGCCTGGGCCTCGGGCGCTGCCGCGGGACGTGCCTTGTAG
- a CDS encoding type VI secretion system Vgr family protein, whose amino-acid sequence MALPSVEISDGLLQDSILTSVDVVQELNQHWWCTIACRQTEDNRLPVEDLLGKTVKITTTDEDGTKHVHFSGFFYDVRLVYEIWGSYTAYLMAVSTSYKLDVTERKQYFPAQTLSSIAGTIGGRDGVAVSVNAGDGSPLNYVQYGETDFSFLNRIVDDYGAWLRPNESGVEIFNSFRSGSSVNWREEGGLTGFSLQGTLSPASFCGSHYDHHVMQSNTFNNVSKAPQFYDGAQRLTSAVQSASQKLPPGFEPQRARAVTLDHYNDQLQAESERSIGSAITGRGQSRNQTLLAGNTVTISGTLDAKGTYGLVRVEHNWTPQGYTNSFVCTPWKEYRNQHAPVARTWNGIVPARVVDHNDPKKMGRVKVQFFWQENGSTHWARTTSPHAGPGRGFMFMPEVGDEVAVAFEDGDPERPVVIGALWNGVHEQPRDAFFGGEIPNNDIKRLMTKSGNRIQFIDKQGKESLVMATPNKLRIAMLENTDEHGRSTILVHSEDGDICLSAPNGQVHIRSKFFTKETN is encoded by the coding sequence ATGGCTTTACCCTCCGTTGAGATTAGTGACGGCCTGCTGCAGGACTCTATCCTCACGTCAGTCGATGTGGTGCAGGAGTTGAACCAGCACTGGTGGTGCACCATTGCCTGCCGTCAGACCGAAGACAACCGTCTCCCTGTAGAAGATCTGCTTGGGAAGACGGTAAAAATCACAACCACCGATGAGGACGGCACGAAACACGTCCACTTTTCGGGTTTTTTCTATGATGTTCGCCTGGTGTACGAGATCTGGGGAAGCTATACGGCTTACCTGATGGCGGTAAGCACCAGCTATAAGCTCGACGTGACGGAGCGCAAGCAGTACTTTCCGGCGCAGACGCTCTCATCGATTGCCGGTACCATCGGCGGCCGCGATGGCGTTGCAGTAAGCGTCAACGCGGGCGATGGTTCGCCGCTGAACTATGTGCAGTATGGCGAGACCGACTTCTCGTTCCTGAACCGTATCGTCGATGACTACGGAGCGTGGCTTCGCCCGAACGAGAGTGGCGTCGAGATCTTCAACAGCTTCCGGAGCGGCTCTTCGGTTAACTGGAGAGAAGAGGGTGGACTGACCGGCTTCAGCTTGCAGGGCACACTCTCGCCGGCAAGCTTTTGCGGCTCGCACTATGACCACCACGTCATGCAGTCGAATACCTTCAACAATGTGTCGAAGGCGCCGCAGTTCTATGATGGAGCTCAACGGCTTACCAGCGCAGTGCAGTCGGCATCGCAGAAACTGCCGCCGGGCTTTGAGCCTCAGCGGGCTCGCGCCGTTACGCTGGATCATTACAACGATCAATTGCAGGCGGAGAGCGAGCGCTCGATCGGCAGCGCCATTACTGGGCGCGGACAGTCGCGTAATCAGACGCTGTTAGCCGGTAATACGGTGACGATCAGCGGCACTCTGGATGCAAAGGGCACCTACGGCCTGGTGCGTGTGGAGCATAACTGGACTCCCCAGGGCTATACGAACAGCTTTGTCTGCACGCCGTGGAAGGAGTATCGCAATCAGCATGCTCCGGTCGCCCGCACCTGGAACGGAATCGTTCCGGCCCGTGTGGTCGATCACAACGATCCGAAGAAGATGGGACGGGTCAAAGTCCAGTTCTTCTGGCAGGAAAACGGCTCGACGCACTGGGCACGAACGACCAGTCCTCACGCCGGCCCTGGCCGCGGGTTCATGTTCATGCCCGAGGTTGGAGATGAGGTTGCCGTGGCGTTTGAAGATGGCGATCCGGAGCGTCCGGTTGTAATTGGAGCTCTATGGAACGGTGTCCATGAACAGCCGCGCGATGCGTTCTTCGGTGGCGAGATTCCGAACAACGACATCAAGCGCCTGATGACCAAGAGCGGAAACCGTATCCAGTTCATCGATAAGCAGGGCAAAGAGTCTCTGGTCATGGCCACGCCGAATAAGCTGCGTATTGCCATGCTGGAAAACACCGATGAACACGGGCGGTCCACGATCCTGGTGCACTCCGAAGATGGAGATATCTGCCTGAGCGCGCCGAATGGCCAGGTCCACATCCGCAGCAAGTTCTTTACCAAGGAGACCAACTAG
- a CDS encoding acyltransferase family protein, which translates to MNTTLTATSTATIAPAKSHYVVLDGLRGVASLMVVIFHTFEAYADGNPIKQIINHGYLAVDFFFLLSGFVIAYAYDDRWSRMGQWEFYKRRLIRLQPMVVMGSLIGAALFYLQGGSMFPLVNSTPVSKMLLVMLLGCTLLPLPVSLDIRGWSEMHPLDGPAWSLFFEYVANIAYAIGLRKLSNRVLAILVLLAGIFLGQVAIFGPRGDLIGGWSLNAAQLHIGFARLLFPFLAGMLLMRVGKRIHTRAPFGICTLLLVAGLALPRFGGAQHLWVNGIYDLLCVIILFPIIVAIGAGEKRVDGPSIRIARFFGDLSYPLYITHYPLIYIYTAWVVQEKVPPARGAVWGVVLVIAAVSIAYACLKLYDEPVRRWLSRRFLAKTS; encoded by the coding sequence ATGAACACAACTTTAACCGCAACCTCCACAGCCACGATTGCGCCCGCGAAGAGTCACTACGTCGTCCTGGACGGCCTGCGCGGCGTCGCGTCCCTGATGGTCGTCATCTTTCACACCTTTGAGGCATACGCCGACGGGAACCCGATCAAGCAGATCATCAACCATGGCTACCTGGCGGTTGACTTCTTCTTCCTGCTTTCCGGCTTCGTCATCGCCTATGCCTATGACGACCGCTGGAGCCGCATGGGCCAGTGGGAGTTCTATAAGCGGCGCCTGATCCGGCTTCAGCCAATGGTCGTAATGGGCAGCCTGATTGGCGCGGCACTCTTCTACCTCCAGGGCGGCAGCATGTTTCCGCTGGTGAACTCAACCCCGGTATCGAAGATGCTGCTGGTCATGCTGCTGGGCTGCACGCTGCTCCCATTGCCGGTCTCCCTGGATATTCGCGGCTGGAGCGAGATGCATCCGCTCGACGGTCCGGCATGGTCCCTGTTCTTCGAATACGTTGCAAATATTGCATATGCGATCGGCCTTCGCAAGCTTTCGAATCGAGTTCTCGCGATACTGGTATTGCTTGCAGGAATCTTTCTTGGGCAGGTCGCGATCTTCGGGCCACGCGGTGATCTGATCGGCGGCTGGTCGCTGAACGCCGCACAGCTTCACATTGGCTTCGCACGTCTATTGTTCCCGTTCCTTGCAGGCATGCTGTTGATGCGTGTGGGAAAACGCATTCATACGCGCGCGCCCTTCGGCATCTGCACGCTGCTTCTGGTAGCAGGACTTGCCCTACCGCGATTTGGTGGAGCACAACACCTCTGGGTCAACGGGATCTATGACCTTCTGTGTGTCATCATTCTGTTCCCCATCATCGTTGCGATTGGCGCGGGAGAGAAGCGCGTGGACGGTCCCTCCATCCGCATCGCCCGTTTCTTCGGAGACCTCTCTTACCCGCTCTACATCACACACTATCCGCTGATCTACATCTACACCGCATGGGTGGTGCAGGAGAAAGTACCACCCGCTCGCGGTGCTGTGTGGGGCGTAGTCCTTGTGATTGCAGCCGTGTCTATCGCGTATGCCTGTTTGAAGCTCTACGACGAACCGGTCCGCCGCTGGCTCAGTCGTCGCTTCCTGGCAAAGACTTCCTGA
- a CDS encoding M15 family metallopeptidase, which translates to MKQSLWLTASCMLALTSALAQSPVFKITPLRPVEELRKEALAVQPPHEEGAFLQPALTELVKFDPTIKLDIRYATANNFLGTPVYTQARAFLERPAAEALVRASQELRPLGYGLIIHDAYRPWYITRIFWDATPDNLKIFVADPKAGSKHNRGCAVDLSLYDLKTGTEVVMPSGYDEMTERAYANYNGGTEEERSRRSILRHAMEKQGFQINPTEWWHFDYKDWKQYPILNSPFETLSN; encoded by the coding sequence ATGAAACAATCTCTTTGGCTGACTGCCAGTTGCATGCTCGCGTTGACCTCGGCGCTGGCTCAATCACCGGTCTTCAAGATCACGCCTCTGCGCCCGGTCGAAGAGCTCCGCAAAGAGGCATTGGCCGTCCAGCCTCCCCACGAGGAAGGCGCTTTTCTGCAGCCGGCGCTCACCGAGTTGGTAAAGTTCGATCCAACGATCAAGCTCGACATCCGCTACGCCACAGCGAACAACTTCCTGGGTACACCGGTTTATACGCAGGCACGCGCCTTTCTAGAGCGCCCAGCGGCAGAGGCCCTGGTACGTGCAAGTCAGGAGCTGCGGCCACTAGGCTACGGCCTCATCATCCACGATGCCTACCGCCCCTGGTACATCACCCGTATCTTCTGGGACGCCACGCCGGATAACCTGAAGATCTTTGTCGCCGATCCCAAAGCCGGCTCAAAACATAACCGGGGCTGCGCCGTCGATCTCTCGCTCTACGACCTCAAAACCGGGACAGAGGTCGTCATGCCCAGCGGCTACGACGAGATGACCGAACGCGCCTATGCCAACTACAACGGCGGAACCGAGGAAGAGCGTAGCCGGCGGAGTATTCTGCGCCATGCGATGGAGAAGCAGGGATTTCAGATCAATCCAACGGAATGGTGGCACTTCGACTATAAGGACTGGAAGCAATATCCGATCTTGAATAGCCCCTTCGAAACCCTGAGCAATTAG
- a CDS encoding ABC transporter permease, whose protein sequence is MSLLRQITYGVRALLQRGRRERDVADEVSQFFEDAEAEWRERGLSPEEARRAVHREAGGMAAARERANEYGWENGVKILLDDVRFAIRQLWKHPAFTATAVLTLALGIGANTAIFTVVERVLLAPLPYNNADRLALLKTYRSQLGRAIPRVTGPDGADIRGQAKSLKVVSLYGGGNLGVQLADHAAFATVTTADANFGRVFGLKPVAGRLYGDSEAKRSAMVSERFATDNFGTVQTAVGKILRVEGEPAEIVGVLPAGFDYPNGTQVWVATSLSPESKSRTAFNYKAVALLQEGSGPHQVQAELQALSKQLEAAYPKENKGKVLTVVPLKEALTGDAKTTLIFLWGAAGLILLIACVNVMHLELVRGMERQRELAIRRALGSSRWRVMRPVFLESLLVALMGGLTGVALAFPALKVLVALAPKDLPRAAEIAPNGWVLGFALVLSAGTALASAMLPALRAAKVDPAEALKCDSSRGITRKGSGRLRDGLVVAEVAATFVLAVGASLLLRTVMTLNVRDMGYETRQMLVVDADAPAKNEQDHLQAAAMFERLFGELRQLPGVQRAAGVMGLPTGNYGSNGYYESSGGLPIDKDHQPWANFSVVSPGYFGAMGVPLKRGREFSQEDTHDNGMVAVISEAVAKQSFGDADPIGKQIRCGLDSDKWMTVVGVVGDVRQESPAELPGPALYMPLTQHPFYANQIHIVLRTGVKPLSLMNAVDAKIAQANPLIARRYTTMDSMLDKSMATETFRAVLLSTFAGVGLLLAMLGVYGTVAYSVAQRRFEFGVRMAFGAERRTILWSVLKHASRMACIGILLGGVLSAVSARLVESMLVGVRPTDLVSLVVVSMLLLLTALTAALAPGWSATRVSPVEALRAE, encoded by the coding sequence ATGTCATTGCTGCGACAGATCACGTATGGAGTGCGAGCGCTGCTGCAGCGGGGGCGTCGTGAGCGAGACGTGGCTGATGAAGTCTCGCAGTTCTTTGAAGATGCCGAAGCGGAGTGGAGAGAGCGCGGTCTATCACCGGAAGAGGCGAGACGCGCGGTGCATCGAGAGGCAGGAGGCATGGCGGCGGCGCGGGAGCGGGCAAACGAATACGGATGGGAGAATGGCGTGAAGATCCTGCTCGATGATGTGCGGTTTGCGATACGTCAACTTTGGAAGCATCCTGCATTTACTGCAACGGCTGTGCTGACACTGGCGCTTGGCATCGGGGCAAACACGGCGATCTTCACTGTGGTGGAGCGGGTACTGCTGGCGCCGCTCCCATATAACAATGCAGACCGTTTGGCGCTGTTGAAGACGTACCGCAGTCAGTTGGGGAGAGCCATTCCACGGGTCACGGGGCCGGACGGAGCAGACATTAGGGGGCAGGCGAAGAGCTTGAAAGTTGTGAGCCTGTACGGCGGTGGCAATCTCGGAGTGCAGTTAGCGGACCATGCAGCGTTTGCGACGGTGACGACGGCTGACGCGAACTTCGGCCGGGTCTTCGGCCTGAAGCCAGTCGCAGGACGGCTGTATGGCGACAGCGAGGCAAAGCGGTCTGCAATGGTGAGTGAACGTTTTGCCACAGACAACTTCGGCACTGTACAGACAGCGGTGGGAAAAATCCTACGCGTAGAGGGCGAGCCGGCGGAGATTGTGGGAGTTCTTCCTGCGGGCTTTGACTATCCAAACGGAACACAGGTTTGGGTAGCCACTTCACTGAGTCCGGAGTCGAAGTCCAGGACAGCCTTCAATTACAAAGCGGTGGCACTGCTGCAGGAAGGAAGCGGTCCGCATCAGGTGCAGGCAGAGCTGCAGGCGCTTAGCAAGCAGTTAGAAGCGGCTTACCCGAAAGAAAACAAAGGTAAGGTGCTCACGGTCGTTCCGCTGAAGGAGGCGTTGACTGGCGACGCGAAGACGACACTGATCTTTCTGTGGGGCGCTGCAGGATTGATCCTGTTGATTGCCTGCGTCAACGTAATGCATCTGGAACTTGTACGGGGAATGGAACGGCAGAGGGAGCTGGCCATACGCCGCGCCCTCGGATCTTCGCGATGGCGTGTGATGCGGCCGGTCTTCCTGGAAAGTCTCCTGGTGGCGCTGATGGGTGGACTGACGGGTGTGGCATTGGCGTTTCCAGCGCTGAAGGTGCTTGTCGCACTCGCTCCAAAGGATCTGCCGCGCGCAGCGGAGATTGCACCGAATGGGTGGGTGCTGGGATTTGCGCTGGTGCTGTCGGCGGGGACAGCGCTGGCGTCCGCCATGTTGCCTGCGTTGCGTGCAGCCAAGGTGGACCCTGCCGAGGCGCTAAAGTGCGACTCTTCACGAGGCATCACGCGCAAGGGTTCAGGCCGGCTGCGGGATGGTCTGGTCGTGGCAGAGGTAGCAGCCACATTCGTGCTGGCAGTAGGAGCAAGCCTGCTGCTGCGGACCGTGATGACCCTGAATGTGCGTGATATGGGATACGAGACGCGGCAAATGCTGGTTGTAGACGCGGATGCTCCGGCAAAAAACGAGCAGGATCATCTACAAGCTGCGGCCATGTTTGAACGCCTCTTTGGAGAGCTGCGTCAGTTGCCGGGAGTGCAGCGCGCGGCAGGCGTGATGGGTCTGCCCACGGGGAACTACGGGTCGAACGGGTACTACGAATCGAGTGGAGGATTGCCGATCGATAAGGATCATCAACCGTGGGCCAATTTTAGTGTGGTGAGCCCGGGATACTTTGGGGCGATGGGAGTTCCTCTGAAGCGAGGGCGGGAGTTCAGCCAGGAGGATACGCACGATAACGGGATGGTTGCGGTGATCAGCGAAGCAGTAGCAAAGCAGAGCTTCGGAGATGCGGACCCAATCGGTAAACAGATCCGCTGCGGACTGGATTCCGACAAGTGGATGACTGTGGTTGGAGTCGTGGGAGACGTCAGACAGGAGTCTCCGGCAGAGCTGCCAGGACCGGCACTCTATATGCCGCTGACACAACATCCGTTCTATGCCAACCAGATCCATATCGTGCTGCGGACCGGTGTGAAGCCGCTGTCGCTGATGAATGCCGTAGATGCAAAGATCGCGCAGGCGAATCCGCTGATTGCGCGGCGTTACACGACGATGGACTCCATGCTGGATAAATCGATGGCGACGGAGACCTTTCGGGCAGTGCTGCTCAGCACCTTTGCGGGAGTGGGACTGCTTCTGGCGATGTTGGGTGTCTATGGCACTGTGGCATACTCTGTCGCGCAACGGAGGTTCGAGTTTGGCGTGAGGATGGCATTCGGTGCAGAACGCCGAACGATCTTATGGTCGGTGTTGAAGCACGCATCACGCATGGCATGTATCGGAATTCTGCTGGGCGGTGTGCTGAGTGCAGTGTCGGCACGGCTGGTGGAGAGCATGCTCGTCGGCGTGCGACCAACAGACCTTGTGAGCCTGGTCGTAGTGTCCATGCTGCTCCTGCTGACAGCGCTTACAGCAGCCCTGGCGCCGGGATGGAGTGCTACACGCGTGAGTCCCGTCGAGGCGTTGCGAGCGGAGTAA
- a CDS encoding nucleotide sugar dehydrogenase yields MRKAVAPEAATLDAWKDRIANREAKVGIVGLGYVGLPLALLFSEERFAVTGFDVDSLKVDFLNKGKSYIHRIEAESIQAAQKNGFVATADFSEARYLDAILICVPTPIDDHSAPDMSYVVNTIEALAPHLHAGQLVVLESTTYPGTTEEIIAATIDRIGEETDVQVLRDRHSQEAEMPQELDGVMVAFSPEREDPGNTDVERHDIPKVIGGIDRRASEAAEVLYASIFRRTVRVSTPATAEMTKLLENIYRCVNIAMVNELKQLCMRMGIDIWEVIDAAATKPFGFQAFYPGPGIGGHCIPVDPFYLSWKAKEYHFSTRFIELAGEVNRSMPEHVIRSVVNALNDQGKSIKGAKVLMLGLAYKKDIDDLRESPSLPIYEMLEKKGAEVRYNDPYFPRVGSGRKYWLNTESAPLENLDQYDCVVIVTDHSAYDFEKIVAESRLVVDTRNATRGIRSPKIYHC; encoded by the coding sequence ATCCGTAAGGCGGTCGCACCCGAAGCTGCGACACTTGATGCATGGAAAGACCGTATTGCCAATCGCGAAGCGAAGGTCGGAATTGTAGGTCTTGGTTATGTTGGTCTGCCGCTGGCGCTGCTGTTCAGTGAGGAGCGTTTTGCGGTTACCGGGTTTGACGTCGATTCGCTGAAGGTCGACTTTCTCAACAAGGGAAAATCGTACATTCACCGCATTGAAGCGGAGAGCATTCAGGCAGCGCAGAAGAACGGCTTTGTCGCGACGGCGGATTTCTCTGAGGCGCGTTACCTCGACGCAATTCTGATCTGCGTTCCGACGCCGATTGACGACCACAGCGCTCCGGATATGAGCTACGTCGTGAACACCATTGAGGCGCTGGCGCCTCATCTTCACGCCGGTCAGCTGGTGGTGCTGGAGAGCACAACTTATCCGGGAACGACGGAAGAGATCATTGCTGCCACCATCGACCGCATCGGCGAAGAGACCGATGTGCAGGTACTGCGTGATCGGCACTCGCAAGAGGCGGAGATGCCACAGGAGTTGGATGGTGTGATGGTTGCCTTCTCGCCCGAGCGCGAGGATCCGGGCAATACTGATGTGGAGCGGCACGATATCCCCAAAGTGATCGGCGGTATTGATCGACGTGCGTCTGAGGCCGCCGAGGTTCTCTATGCCAGCATCTTCCGCCGCACGGTACGCGTTTCTACACCGGCAACGGCCGAGATGACCAAGCTGCTCGAAAACATCTATCGTTGCGTGAACATCGCCATGGTGAACGAGCTTAAGCAGCTTTGCATGCGCATGGGCATCGACATCTGGGAGGTGATTGATGCAGCAGCGACCAAGCCCTTTGGCTTCCAGGCCTTCTATCCTGGGCCAGGTATCGGCGGGCATTGCATCCCTGTCGATCCCTTCTACCTCTCGTGGAAGGCGAAGGAGTATCACTTCTCCACACGCTTTATCGAGCTTGCCGGCGAGGTGAATCGCAGCATGCCGGAGCATGTGATCCGCAGCGTGGTGAATGCGCTGAACGATCAGGGCAAGTCCATCAAGGGCGCAAAGGTGCTGATGCTCGGCCTGGCGTACAAGAAAGACATCGACGACCTGCGCGAATCGCCTTCGCTGCCCATCTACGAGATGTTGGAGAAGAAGGGCGCTGAGGTACGGTACAACGATCCCTACTTCCCGCGCGTGGGCTCTGGGCGTAAGTACTGGCTGAACACCGAGAGCGCTCCTTTGGAGAACCTCGACCAGTACGATTGCGTGGTGATCGTTACGGACCACTCTGCCTACGACTTCGAGAAGATCGTTGCCGAGTCCAGGCTGGTGGTGGATACACGCAATGCAACGCGTGGCATCCGTTCCCCGAAGATCTATCACTGCTAA
- a CDS encoding SDR family oxidoreductase has translation MAKYLVTGAAGFIGSHLTEALVARGEQVRALDNFATGRRENLAAVMGGLDFVEADLCDADAVMKACEGVDYIFHEGALPSVPRSVKKPRPSHETNINGTFNLLEGARANNVKRVVYAASSSAYGNQPGFPRVETMKPQPIAPYPVQKLAGELYMQSYWQVYGLETVCLRYFNIFGPRQVPDSPYSGVMAKFTLQMMQGERPVIFGDGEQGRDFTYIDNAVHANLLAMSAPAEKVAGRVFNVACGERHTLNETYAVIAHLLNYAEPPQYGLVRTGDVRDSQADVTAAHEAFGYAPIVGFEEGLRRTVAWYLSSAYSSNTEELVRS, from the coding sequence ATGGCGAAGTATCTGGTTACAGGAGCAGCCGGCTTTATCGGATCGCATCTGACGGAAGCGTTAGTTGCCCGTGGAGAGCAGGTCCGGGCGCTCGACAATTTTGCTACAGGACGGCGCGAGAATCTCGCGGCGGTGATGGGTGGGCTCGACTTCGTCGAAGCCGACCTTTGTGACGCGGATGCCGTGATGAAGGCGTGCGAAGGCGTGGACTACATCTTTCACGAGGGAGCCTTGCCCTCGGTACCGCGATCGGTCAAGAAGCCGCGGCCAAGCCACGAAACCAATATCAACGGTACCTTCAACCTGCTGGAAGGCGCACGTGCGAACAACGTGAAGCGCGTGGTCTATGCCGCTTCGTCATCCGCGTACGGCAACCAACCCGGATTCCCCCGGGTCGAGACGATGAAGCCGCAGCCGATTGCACCGTACCCGGTGCAGAAGCTTGCAGGTGAGCTCTACATGCAGAGCTACTGGCAGGTTTATGGCCTGGAGACGGTGTGCCTGCGTTACTTCAATATCTTCGGTCCGCGTCAGGTGCCGGACTCGCCGTACTCCGGCGTGATGGCGAAGTTTACGCTGCAGATGATGCAGGGCGAACGGCCGGTGATCTTTGGTGATGGCGAGCAGGGCCGTGATTTTACCTACATTGATAACGCCGTCCATGCCAATCTGCTGGCGATGTCTGCGCCGGCGGAGAAGGTAGCGGGCCGGGTTTTCAACGTGGCGTGCGGAGAACGGCACACTCTGAATGAGACTTATGCTGTGATCGCGCATCTATTGAACTATGCTGAGCCCCCTCAGTACGGGCTCGTGCGCACAGGAGATGTCCGCGACTCACAAGCAGATGTCACCGCTGCCCATGAAGCTTTTGGCTATGCCCCGATCGTGGGGTTTGAAGAGGGACTGCGACGCACCGTTGCCTGGTATTTGAGCAGTGCATACTCCTCAAATACAGAAGAACTCGTAAGAAGTTAG